One segment of Haloplanus natans DSM 17983 DNA contains the following:
- the speB gene encoding agmatinase, translating to MTFPGATAGRDEAAYVVVGAPLDISTTFQPGTRFGPDRIRRFAGSFEDYDHRTGRHFSDCAVHDAGDVHAWTDAAEYVDYLAGTLRDARSDGAVPLLLGGEHTVTVAGVRAVDPDLFVCLDAHLDLRTDFDGDPWSHACVTHRALDAADHAVIVGARAGCAAEWERASEADVTVVDPERVANEGAAAVTAAVDDLATATTYLSVDIDAADPGVAPGTGTMEPGGLSAREMAAVIRAVAPYADGFDAVEVNDRDDGQAAALAAHLLRAFVVAHADGA from the coding sequence ATGACGTTTCCCGGTGCGACCGCCGGCCGTGACGAGGCGGCGTACGTCGTCGTCGGTGCACCGCTCGATATCTCCACGACCTTCCAGCCGGGCACCCGGTTCGGTCCCGACCGAATCCGTCGCTTCGCCGGCTCGTTCGAGGATTACGACCACCGAACCGGCCGCCACTTCTCCGACTGCGCCGTCCACGACGCCGGCGACGTACACGCGTGGACCGACGCCGCCGAGTACGTCGACTACCTTGCCGGCACGCTCCGTGACGCCCGGTCGGACGGCGCCGTCCCCCTCTTGCTGGGCGGCGAACACACCGTCACCGTCGCGGGCGTCCGCGCGGTCGATCCCGATCTGTTCGTCTGTCTCGACGCCCACCTCGACCTCCGGACCGACTTCGACGGCGATCCGTGGAGCCACGCCTGCGTGACCCACCGGGCACTCGACGCCGCCGACCACGCCGTGATCGTCGGCGCCCGCGCCGGCTGTGCGGCCGAGTGGGAACGGGCGAGCGAGGCCGACGTGACCGTCGTCGACCCCGAGAGGGTGGCCAACGAGGGCGCCGCCGCCGTCACCGCGGCCGTCGACGACCTCGCTACCGCGACGACGTATCTGAGCGTCGACATCGACGCCGCCGATCCGGGCGTCGCGCCGGGAACGGGGACGATGGAGCCCGGCGGCCTGTCGGCCCGCGAGATGGCGGCCGTGATCCGCGCCGTTGCCCCGTACGCCGACGGCTTCGACGCCGTCGAGGTGAACGACCGCGACGACGGGCAGGCGGCGGCGCTCGCGGCCCACCTGCTTCGGGCGTTCGTGGTCGCCCACGCCGACGGAGCATAG
- a CDS encoding DUF6735 family protein, with translation MGHRAFLVKQESENQFKYTYSHWGANKFKKLSDEAFYSEKDIEDEDLHNRFSKLWESAKNHGEEIETASSLDEVIDIERTTIEAYIIEDRGGELHAVFPTITEDVNVAVARKLNGVRELHRLKGVHRKLSNYITVAETQGLEEETIRRGVRTAITDRVAGNDVTLIQEDDNPHVKIFNKVSRVIP, from the coding sequence GTGGGACACAGAGCATTCCTGGTCAAACAGGAATCAGAAAACCAATTCAAATACACCTACTCCCACTGGGGAGCAAACAAATTCAAGAAACTCAGCGACGAGGCCTTCTACAGCGAGAAAGACATCGAAGACGAAGACCTTCACAACAGGTTCTCCAAGCTCTGGGAATCAGCAAAGAACCACGGCGAAGAAATCGAGACAGCATCTTCTCTTGACGAAGTCATCGACATAGAACGGACCACGATAGAGGCCTACATTATTGAAGACCGCGGCGGGGAACTTCACGCAGTCTTCCCGACCATCACAGAAGACGTCAACGTTGCAGTAGCCCGGAAATTGAACGGAGTTAGAGAGCTGCACCGGCTCAAAGGAGTACACCGGAAACTGAGCAACTATATCACGGTGGCAGAGACCCAAGGCCTTGAGGAAGAGACGATACGACGGGGAGTCCGGACAGCTATCACTGATAGAGTAGCGGGTAACGATGTCACCCTGATTCAGGAAGACGACAACCCGCACGTTAAAATCTTCAACAAGGTCAGCAGGGTGATTCCCTGA
- a CDS encoding ArsA family ATPase, which translates to MTDTSIVLYGGKGGVGKTTCAAAHALARSRTGARTLVVSTDPAHSLGDAFERDLGADPTDVADSLAAAEVDPETGQAAYRGVIEALAAEFRDAGLHLDDADFERLFEAGLVPGGDEVAALEYIARYADADYETVVFDTAPTGHTLRLLDLPAVLAETLGVAGDVQQRVRRTARAARSMVLGPAAYWGGRSDDADAVTTLHDRIEAVGALLRDPERTSFRVVLTPERMAIAESERLVARLREADVSVESLVVNRLFTNPEDCACDRCRRDEVRHADRLAAVEAGFDLPVRRVPELPGDTQGIDALERVGPELHRRS; encoded by the coding sequence ATGACCGATACCAGCATCGTCCTCTACGGGGGGAAAGGCGGCGTCGGGAAGACGACCTGTGCGGCGGCGCACGCGCTCGCCCGCTCCCGGACCGGCGCGCGGACGCTGGTCGTCTCCACCGACCCCGCCCACTCGCTGGGTGACGCCTTCGAGCGCGATCTGGGCGCCGACCCGACCGACGTTGCCGACTCGCTCGCGGCGGCGGAAGTCGACCCCGAAACGGGACAGGCGGCCTACCGTGGCGTTATCGAGGCGCTGGCGGCCGAGTTCCGCGACGCTGGCCTCCACCTCGACGACGCGGATTTCGAACGACTCTTCGAAGCCGGACTCGTTCCCGGCGGCGACGAGGTGGCGGCGCTCGAGTATATCGCCCGCTACGCCGACGCCGACTACGAAACCGTCGTCTTCGACACGGCGCCGACGGGGCACACGTTACGACTGCTGGATCTGCCCGCCGTGCTCGCCGAGACGCTGGGCGTCGCGGGCGACGTACAGCAACGGGTACGGCGGACCGCCCGCGCCGCCCGGAGCATGGTGCTGGGGCCGGCGGCGTACTGGGGCGGGAGGTCGGACGACGCCGACGCCGTGACGACCCTCCACGACCGCATCGAGGCGGTCGGGGCGCTCCTCCGTGATCCCGAGCGGACGAGTTTCCGGGTCGTTCTCACACCCGAGCGGATGGCCATCGCGGAGAGCGAGCGCCTCGTTGCCCGCCTGCGCGAGGCGGACGTGTCGGTCGAGTCGCTGGTCGTGAATCGGCTGTTCACCAACCCTGAGGACTGTGCCTGTGACCGGTGCCGGCGCGACGAAGTCCGTCACGCCGACCGCCTCGCGGCGGTGGAGGCGGGCTTCGATCTGCCCGTCCGGCGGGTGCCGGAGCTACCGGGAGACACACAGGGGATCGATGCCTTAGAGCGGGTCGGCCCGGAACTTCACCGCCGGTCGTGA
- a CDS encoding deoxyhypusine synthase, which produces MTDDDASDGGHDSGREEFHEDPIGHAEVWPGMSVGDLATEYRMAGIGAAEMGRAVDIYAEMLGRDDVTNFFGLAGAMVPGGMRSVVSALIRDGHIDALVTTGANLTHDAIEAIGGKHHHGRTAAAGHERDHDEQLRDEGVDRIYNVYLPQEHFTLFEGHLRDRVFPEFDGVVATSEFTRELGRANLAANDGVDEDAGIAAAAYENDVPVFVPAVQDSVLGIQAWMHSQVSAFTLDALADLTNITDVAFDAEKAGATVVGGGVPKNFVLQTMLTVPEAYDYGVQLTTDPASTGGLSGATLDEARSWGKLEKSAKNVTVLGDATITLPLLVAGARDRLD; this is translated from the coding sequence ATGACGGACGACGACGCGAGCGACGGCGGGCACGACAGCGGCCGCGAGGAGTTCCACGAGGACCCAATCGGTCACGCCGAGGTGTGGCCGGGCATGAGCGTCGGCGACCTCGCGACGGAGTACCGCATGGCTGGCATCGGCGCCGCGGAGATGGGCCGCGCGGTCGACATCTACGCCGAGATGCTGGGCCGCGACGACGTGACCAACTTCTTCGGCCTCGCGGGCGCGATGGTCCCCGGGGGGATGCGGTCGGTGGTGTCGGCCCTGATCCGCGACGGCCACATCGACGCCCTCGTGACGACGGGGGCGAACCTCACCCACGACGCCATCGAGGCCATCGGCGGGAAACACCACCACGGCCGAACCGCGGCGGCGGGCCACGAGCGCGACCACGACGAGCAGCTCCGCGACGAGGGCGTGGATCGCATCTACAACGTCTACCTCCCACAGGAGCATTTCACGCTGTTCGAGGGCCACCTCCGCGACCGGGTCTTCCCCGAGTTCGACGGCGTCGTCGCCACCAGCGAGTTCACGCGGGAACTCGGGCGGGCGAACCTCGCGGCCAACGACGGCGTCGACGAGGACGCCGGCATCGCCGCCGCCGCGTACGAAAACGACGTCCCCGTGTTCGTCCCCGCGGTTCAGGACTCGGTGCTTGGCATCCAGGCGTGGATGCACTCGCAGGTGTCCGCGTTCACGCTCGATGCACTCGCGGACCTGACGAACATCACCGACGTGGCGTTCGACGCGGAGAAGGCGGGTGCGACGGTCGTCGGCGGTGGCGTCCCCAAGAACTTCGTCCTCCAGACGATGCTCACGGTGCCCGAGGCGTATGACTACGGCGTCCAACTCACCACCGACCCCGCCTCGACCGGCGGCCTCTCCGGGGCCACCCTCGACGAGGCGCGGTCGTGGGGGAAGTTGGAGAAGTCGGCCAAAAACGTCACCGTCCTCGGCGACGCGACGATCACCCTCCCCCTCCTCGTCGCCGGCGCGCGTGACCGACTCGACTGA
- a CDS encoding poly-gamma-glutamate hydrolase family protein, translated as MTEAVVSESRGIEEGNRCSLSSRLAEELEKEPGSHIKVEGGLKAYFVVDEIRGGDESEEVWVSVEGLDRIKSESGQQVEISATVPDSSYAEAWKTAGFYESLLESEGSDVFISCPHGGDAEKNTDVMGRHLCQMLWENNVGASAWLCQGFDSGYDGKDSYSRWHLRKPVKAFDAYPRLESVRDRRFDYVVGFHLQQKDYSTVMVGGQASDDLRRAVAESLQEKLGSYADVEWRYSEFALTGRGDKNSVNYFTKDGQGLQIEMPPKVCRNKFKAVPRAVRNVLTELL; from the coding sequence ATGACTGAGGCAGTCGTCAGTGAATCGCGCGGGATAGAGGAAGGGAACCGCTGCAGTCTATCCTCGCGCCTGGCCGAGGAATTGGAGAAGGAGCCGGGGAGCCACATAAAGGTAGAAGGCGGGTTGAAGGCTTACTTCGTTGTCGACGAGATCCGTGGTGGGGACGAGTCGGAAGAGGTCTGGGTCTCAGTTGAAGGCTTGGACAGGATCAAATCCGAATCCGGGCAACAGGTAGAGATCTCGGCTACGGTTCCGGACTCGAGTTACGCGGAGGCTTGGAAAACAGCTGGTTTCTACGAATCACTGTTGGAGTCGGAGGGCAGTGATGTCTTCATCTCTTGTCCTCACGGCGGGGATGCGGAGAAGAATACGGATGTGATGGGCCGTCACCTCTGCCAGATGCTGTGGGAGAACAATGTAGGTGCTTCGGCGTGGCTGTGCCAGGGCTTTGATTCAGGATATGACGGTAAGGATTCGTACAGTCGCTGGCATTTGAGGAAGCCGGTGAAGGCCTTCGATGCGTACCCCAGGTTGGAGAGTGTCAGGGACCGGCGTTTCGATTATGTCGTCGGGTTCCACCTGCAACAGAAGGATTACAGCACGGTGATGGTGGGAGGTCAGGCCTCGGATGATCTACGGAGAGCTGTAGCTGAGTCGCTTCAAGAGAAGTTGGGTAGTTATGCGGATGTCGAGTGGAGATACAGCGAGTTTGCTTTGACTGGGAGAGGAGACAAAAACTCGGTGAATTACTTCACGAAAGACGGTCAGGGGCTTCAGATCGAGATGCCGCCGAAGGTCTGTAGAAACAAGTTCAAGGCGGTTCCACGGGCGGTCAGGAATGTTTTGACTGAGCTTCTTTAG
- a CDS encoding ABC1 kinase family protein, with protein MVTLVNLRAYWRFVRVIHQFLPLIVTYTRDRRKYLLFGGGRSVSPERQRQRADRLLTSLLTLGPTFIKLGQLLSTRPDVLPPAYIEVLSSLQDDVPPAPWEETKPVLEAEVGPVDDVFDEFDREAISGASLGQVYRATYEGEEVAIKVRRPGVEALVEADLRALKWLLPVLLRFVDEARRFSVENVAEEFDTTIRQEMDYERERRMLGEIRENFADNDRIRIPTAVDELSGSRVLAMEYLAGTKINDVETLDERGIDRSDLAESLQRIYLQMIIEDGVFHADPHPGNLSVMDDGSIIFYDFGMSGRVDAFFQQKIVDFYIAVANQDIDGILDAMVEMGTLSPTADREVMGNVMELAIADVRGEDLEQYRVQQVIQQVEDTIYEFPLRLPRNFALIMRVATVVEGVCVTLDPEFDFISVATEYLTEQGYREQGVKQAVETAGDQLEATARSLVTVPPKLDDVLDQVKRDDLTVEVKLDDQHDVLDQLAKRIAYSILVAVGLLSTAILYSFNEAPEAAGVAGAITLPVGVLLYRSLRRKKGVKARPQFTRQEMRRRRGDE; from the coding sequence ATCCACCAGTTCCTGCCCCTGATCGTCACCTACACCCGCGACCGCCGGAAATACCTCCTGTTCGGTGGGGGGCGAAGCGTCAGCCCCGAACGACAGCGTCAGCGGGCGGATCGCCTGCTCACGTCCCTGCTCACCCTCGGCCCGACGTTCATCAAGCTCGGACAGCTGTTGTCGACCCGACCGGACGTGCTCCCGCCGGCGTACATCGAGGTGTTGAGCAGCCTGCAAGACGACGTGCCGCCGGCGCCGTGGGAGGAGACCAAGCCGGTACTCGAAGCCGAAGTCGGGCCCGTCGACGACGTGTTCGACGAGTTCGACCGCGAGGCCATCAGCGGCGCCAGCCTCGGGCAGGTGTACCGCGCCACCTACGAGGGCGAGGAGGTGGCGATCAAGGTGCGCCGACCGGGCGTCGAGGCGCTCGTCGAGGCGGATCTGCGGGCGCTCAAGTGGCTCCTGCCCGTTCTCCTCCGTTTCGTCGACGAAGCGCGGCGGTTCTCGGTCGAGAACGTCGCCGAGGAGTTCGATACGACGATCCGACAGGAGATGGACTACGAGCGCGAGCGCCGGATGCTCGGCGAGATTCGGGAGAACTTCGCCGACAACGACCGCATCCGCATCCCGACGGCCGTCGACGAACTCTCCGGGTCGCGGGTGCTGGCGATGGAGTATCTCGCCGGCACCAAGATCAACGACGTGGAGACACTCGACGAACGGGGGATCGACCGGAGCGACCTGGCCGAGAGCCTCCAGCGCATCTATCTCCAGATGATCATCGAGGACGGCGTCTTCCACGCCGACCCCCATCCCGGAAACCTCTCGGTCATGGACGACGGCTCGATCATCTTCTATGACTTCGGCATGAGCGGACGCGTAGACGCCTTCTTCCAGCAGAAGATCGTCGATTTCTACATCGCCGTCGCCAACCAGGACATCGACGGCATCCTCGACGCGATGGTCGAGATGGGGACGCTCAGCCCCACCGCCGACCGCGAGGTGATGGGCAACGTGATGGAACTCGCCATCGCGGACGTGCGCGGCGAGGACTTGGAACAGTACCGCGTCCAGCAGGTCATCCAGCAGGTCGAAGACACCATCTACGAGTTCCCACTGCGCCTGCCGCGGAACTTCGCGCTCATCATGCGGGTCGCGACGGTCGTGGAGGGGGTGTGTGTCACGCTCGACCCCGAATTCGACTTCATCAGCGTCGCCACGGAGTATCTCACCGAACAGGGCTACCGCGAGCAGGGGGTCAAACAGGCCGTGGAGACGGCGGGCGACCAGTTGGAGGCCACCGCCCGCTCGCTGGTGACGGTGCCGCCGAAACTCGACGACGTGTTGGACCAGGTCAAACGCGACGACCTGACCGTCGAGGTGAAACTCGACGATCAACACGACGTGCTGGATCAGTTGGCGAAACGAATCGCGTACAGCATCCTCGTCGCGGTCGGCCTGCTCTCGACGGCCATCCTCTACTCGTTCAACGAGGCACCGGAGGCGGCGGGGGTCGCGGGGGCGATCACCCTCCCCGTCGGCGTCCTGCTCTATCGCTCGTTACGTCGGAAGAAGGGAGTCAAGGCACGGCCACAGTTCACGAGACAGGAGATGCGGCGGCGCCGTGGCGACGAATAG
- a CDS encoding hydroxysqualene dehydroxylase → MSRRTPRVAVLGGGVGGLSAAHELAERDFGVTVYEARERLGGKARSFPISTPDGGTVPAEHGFRFFPGFYRNLRETMQRIPLPEGGTVADNLVRTNETLIAATDGAETVSETRTPGSIAEWAAAFKPTIGGGELTPAETNYFLRRLLVLLTSCRARRERELDRVSWWEFVDAAAQSPAYRKHLAESTQALVALQPQRGSARTIGQIYVQLMLDQIDPNRPTEAVLNGPTSEVWIDPWVTHLESLGVEFHTDSPVTKIDADGEGVTGVELAGGERVTADHYVAALPVEVMASLVTPGLRRAAPSLSHVGRLDTAWMNGIQFYFTEDVPLARGHQAYTDSPWALTAISQRQFWDDGPFDVGVDSGGAVQGVLSVIVSDWETPGVVYDKPARDCSREEIKTEVWHQLAAHLNRDAERLSEDALYDWVLDPAIVEDGRGMTNTEPLLINTVDSLRHRPRAVTVAPNLVLAADYVRTETDLATMESANEAARRAVAGIVERAGVDADPPEAWGLDEPRLFDPPKRQDAVAFKFGLPHPGEAERGLRKTIRGLWG, encoded by the coding sequence ATGTCGAGACGGACGCCACGGGTCGCCGTGCTGGGTGGAGGAGTCGGTGGCCTGAGTGCCGCACACGAACTCGCCGAGCGCGACTTCGGCGTGACGGTGTACGAGGCACGGGAGCGACTGGGCGGAAAGGCCCGAAGCTTCCCCATTTCGACGCCCGACGGGGGGACGGTTCCGGCCGAACACGGCTTTCGATTCTTCCCCGGCTTCTATCGAAACCTGCGCGAGACGATGCAACGGATTCCGCTCCCCGAGGGCGGGACGGTGGCTGACAACCTCGTCCGAACGAACGAGACGCTGATCGCGGCGACGGACGGGGCGGAGACGGTGTCGGAGACGCGGACGCCGGGGTCCATCGCGGAGTGGGCGGCGGCGTTCAAACCGACCATCGGGGGCGGCGAGTTGACGCCGGCGGAGACGAACTACTTCCTGCGGCGCCTGCTCGTCCTCCTGACAAGCTGTCGGGCGCGACGCGAGCGCGAACTCGACCGGGTGTCGTGGTGGGAGTTCGTCGACGCCGCGGCGCAGTCGCCGGCCTACCGGAAACACCTCGCCGAGAGCACGCAGGCGCTGGTCGCGCTCCAGCCCCAGCGAGGGAGCGCCCGCACCATCGGACAGATATACGTCCAGCTGATGTTGGATCAAATCGACCCCAACCGACCCACGGAGGCGGTGCTCAACGGGCCGACGAGCGAGGTGTGGATCGACCCGTGGGTGACGCATCTGGAATCGCTGGGCGTTGAGTTCCACACCGACTCCCCGGTGACGAAAATCGACGCCGACGGCGAGGGCGTCACGGGCGTCGAACTCGCGGGCGGCGAGCGAGTGACGGCGGATCACTACGTCGCGGCGCTCCCCGTCGAAGTGATGGCGTCGCTGGTGACGCCCGGCCTCCGGCGGGCGGCGCCGTCGCTCTCGCACGTCGGACGCCTCGACACCGCGTGGATGAACGGCATCCAGTTTTACTTCACCGAGGACGTGCCCCTCGCGCGAGGCCACCAGGCCTACACCGACTCGCCGTGGGCGCTGACAGCCATCTCCCAGCGACAGTTCTGGGACGACGGACCGTTCGACGTGGGTGTCGACAGCGGCGGCGCCGTTCAGGGCGTCCTCTCCGTCATCGTCTCGGACTGGGAGACGCCGGGCGTCGTCTACGACAAGCCCGCCCGCGACTGCAGTCGGGAGGAGATCAAAACGGAGGTGTGGCACCAGCTCGCCGCCCACCTGAACCGCGACGCCGAACGCCTCTCCGAGGACGCCCTCTACGACTGGGTGCTCGACCCCGCCATCGTCGAGGACGGGCGGGGGATGACGAACACCGAACCGCTCCTGATCAACACGGTCGACTCGCTTCGCCACCGGCCACGGGCAGTGACGGTGGCGCCGAACCTCGTCCTCGCGGCCGACTACGTCCGGACGGAGACGGACCTCGCGACAATGGAGAGCGCGAACGAGGCCGCCCGCCGGGCGGTCGCCGGCATCGTCGAGCGGGCGGGCGTCGACGCCGACCCACCCGAGGCGTGGGGCCTGGACGAACCCCGGCTGTTCGACCCGCCGAAACGACAGGACGCGGTGGCGTTCAAATTCGGCCTGCCGCATCCGGGCGAGGCGGAGCGGGGGCTACGAAAGACGATCCGAGGGCTGTGGGGCTGA
- a CDS encoding translation initiation factor IF-5A yields the protein MAREQKQVRELQEGSYVMMEDAPCKINAYSTAKPGKHGSAKARIEGKGVFDAKKRSLSQPVDAKVWVPIVERKGGQVVSVSGNDAQIMDLDTYETFTMRIPEGESLSPDDEIEYLEYEGQRKIVG from the coding sequence ATGGCGCGAGAGCAAAAGCAGGTGCGGGAACTGCAGGAAGGGAGCTACGTTATGATGGAGGACGCCCCCTGCAAGATCAACGCGTACAGCACGGCCAAACCCGGTAAACACGGGAGTGCGAAGGCGCGTATCGAAGGCAAGGGCGTCTTCGACGCCAAGAAGCGGTCGCTCAGCCAGCCGGTCGACGCGAAGGTGTGGGTCCCGATCGTCGAGCGAAAGGGTGGGCAGGTCGTCTCCGTCTCCGGCAACGACGCCCAGATCATGGACCTCGACACCTACGAGACGTTCACGATGCGCATCCCCGAGGGCGAGTCGCTGTCGCCCGACGACGAGATCGAATATCTGGAGTACGAGGGCCAGCGGAAGATCGTCGGGTAA
- a CDS encoding Nif3-like dinuclear metal center hexameric protein has translation MRRDTFVSRLDERLRTDDYADVDASANGLQVGRIEGTVELVALAVDAAEATIAEAVERDADLLLVHHGLAWGGFDRLTGLDYDRIEPLVENDVALYVSHLPLDGHQELGNAAGVADVLDLTDREPFGEYGPEYVGTRGTATETYDADDVSTLLNNALDTETRVLGFGPNEIEEVGIVTGSGVDWIEAAAEAGLDALVTGEGKQKAYHEARDRGLNVFLAGHYATETFGVRALGRVAEGWGIETTYIEHPTGI, from the coding sequence ATGCGGCGTGATACATTCGTCTCCCGGCTGGACGAGCGGCTTCGCACCGACGACTACGCGGACGTGGACGCGAGCGCGAACGGCCTGCAGGTCGGGCGCATCGAGGGCACGGTCGAACTGGTCGCGCTCGCCGTCGACGCCGCGGAAGCGACCATCGCCGAGGCAGTCGAACGCGACGCCGACCTCCTCCTCGTCCACCACGGCCTCGCGTGGGGTGGCTTCGACCGGCTCACCGGCCTCGACTACGACCGGATCGAACCCCTCGTCGAGAACGATGTGGCGCTGTACGTCTCACATCTCCCCCTCGACGGCCACCAGGAACTCGGTAACGCCGCCGGCGTCGCGGACGTTCTGGACCTGACGGATCGGGAGCCGTTCGGCGAGTACGGCCCCGAGTACGTCGGCACGCGGGGGACGGCGACGGAGACGTACGACGCGGACGACGTGTCGACCCTGCTGAATAACGCACTCGACACGGAGACACGGGTCCTCGGGTTCGGCCCGAACGAAATCGAGGAGGTGGGTATCGTCACCGGGAGCGGCGTGGACTGGATCGAGGCGGCGGCCGAGGCGGGTCTCGACGCCCTCGTCACCGGGGAGGGAAAACAGAAGGCGTACCACGAGGCGCGGGACCGCGGCCTGAACGTCTTCCTCGCCGGCCACTACGCCACGGAGACGTTCGGCGTCCGGGCGCTGGGCCGCGTCGCCGAAGGGTGGGGGATCGAGACGACATATATAGAACATCCGACAGGTATCTAA